Within the Medicago truncatula cultivar Jemalong A17 chromosome 4, MtrunA17r5.0-ANR, whole genome shotgun sequence genome, the region CATCACTTGAAAAAACCAAGGTGATTGTTTTAATCTCTCTTGTCTTAATTGTTCTTCAATACCAAAACTACTGTTTCTGATAATTCCACTTGGTTCTTCTCTTTTCATTCCATTGCTATGATGTGTCCTCCATcttcttgttttgtttatatCACTTGATCCAGTTGAAGATGAAGACAAACTATGTCCTGATTCTGAAGTTAGTGGTGTTTCAATTTTCTTGCTACGGTTATAACTCGACGGGCCTAATGTCAGCTCAATTTCAGTCTCGTCGATGATCTCTAGCCCCTCGTCATCTGATTCTGCAGTGTGCTCCTCTGCAGGCCTTTCAAGATCAAATTTGATTTGAGTCTTTTCTTGTCCACctttatgatgatgattagcATTTTGAGTTAAACTAATTGCATTCTTGAAGTACCATTCTTGTTCTTTTACTTCAACTCCTCTTCTTGCCTCCATATTTTGCATCAGTATCTTTTGTATTCGATACAACCGATGAAGCTCGTATACCTGAAAGAAAATTCTCGCAACACTCAATTGAcgtatggttttaaaaaaagttctATGTTTGCCAGTGTGCATTCAAGAACGACTGATGCAACTTCAATCATAGTCACAGACTCGCATAGACATCAAATGGCCGATGCAGCTTCAATATTGGTCGTgacatcaatttttttgatGTCTATGAGTTTTTGACTATGATTGAAGCTGCATTGGTCAGTATAAGTTATAGCAAAGACATATGCAACTTCAATATCAGTAATGGAGACATCAAATACCTTGAACTACTAATACTTATAGAAAGAATAACGTGGAGGAATAGATATAGAAGTACCTGTTGTTTGAAAGTTTCTTCATGCTTTAACATGGCCATCCTCATGTATTCTTTGTCACATGACCTAACAAGCTTCTCCATCAATGATCAATTTAGTTTCTATAGAGGCTAACTAGTTTTGAACCTTCTTTGTCCCAAGTTTACCTTCATACACAGGTTAAGCTTAAATGAGGAAAATTCTAAGAGAATAGagttatttatatagaaaataggATTGATTCTAGGAAAGCACATAAATATTTATGGTCTAATTGATTCTTGAAACATTGGCACAAAATGATGGCATCTACTTCCTTTTAGTATAATTTGTCTCCTTCCAATACTTTGGACCACATTTGAATGAAActcatcaaaaaaataaaaaatatctccCGACAACTTTACCTGTTAGTATTTTCCTACCATAATAATAGCTTCTCTTATGTGTATATGATGTCATTTCTCAAACTATTCTTTCaattattgaaatatttgaatgtATGATCACAAGGcaacatttttctcttcttttcatATACTCAATTTAAAAAGGATGCTTGAAGATGCAACATCATTATAGTTATATTCTCTCTCATTCTTGGCATCTGatacattatattatttaatttaattttgcagCTCTTCATGATGAATTTCTACTTTGTTAGACGCAGACAACCTTTTCTATTACTCTAAAGTTTTAAAAGGATAAGAGAGTTTTATACAATGCAATTTTGTATAGTTTTTTAGATTCTAGGCATTGACATTGCATCATGCCAAACCATATTCATCATgcatgaaacaaaacaaaactatcACACAAATGACATGATATAACTGTGAAAAATTTAAAGCAAAACATGAAACAAAAGTCAAGTTAGAAAATAAGAAAGCACATAACATAATTCCATAGCATAAGGtagaagaaagaaatgaaatataGGTTCTAACCTTGTAAGAATTGAAGTATATATCACAATTTTCTGCAGAACAAGAAAACAACAGAACAAGAAGATCTCTGAAGAAAAAGCAAGAAACTCTTCcttaatcttttcaaaaaaacttgAGGGACAacctttttaaaatttgatgaaaactCTGCTAATATGCTCTCACATTCCCCATCAAGCTCTGGCTATTATATACTGTTGGagattaaacaaaacaaaactgtTATGTAAGAATTTAAGattctttttttccctttaaaGACACAGAAAACGAAGTGGTATATTGCATGAGGGGTTAGAAGAAGCATGCCAAACAAATCTCAGTGACTTGACCAATGTGATTCCATTTTTGTGAAGAGATGCCTCAGACAGGTCCAGCAATGTAGATATATTAAATTAGTAGTAACAGTAAAGATAGGGAAATAAATTAATACACGCATTATTAGCACTACTatgatataaaatttatattattataatttttttttttttttaggatcaCAAGGTCTTGGTTTTCTCTAgacaaatcatcaacataacaGCATAGCTTGCTAAGTTGAATCACATGCACCTCAAATTTCTATATCATTAAATAATTGGTCATGCTCAGTTGTATTAATATTAAACAAATTGTGttacattatattatatattgaattattgAAGCTTATGTCTTTGTGAAGGAGCTTAAATAACCGACAGATAGATCCTGACCGTACAATAAATGGGTATATCTTGAAAATGTCCAATCTAGTAGTATAAGTGGCCTTAGGATTTTAATTCAAATCTAACCTTAGGTTTTTCAGTTTTCATatacataataataaatgaaaggGGGGCAAAATAT harbors:
- the LOC11406234 gene encoding uncharacterized protein, producing the protein MEKLVRSCDKEYMRMAMLKHEETFKQQVYELHRLYRIQKILMQNMEARRGVEVKEQEWYFKNAISLTQNANHHHKGGQEKTQIKFDLERPAEEHTAESDDEGLEIIDETEIELTLGPSSYNRSKKIETPLTSESGHSLSSSSTGSSDINKTRRWRTHHSNGMKREEPSGIIRNSSFGIEEQLRQERLKQSPWFFQVMNLNMT